The following proteins are encoded in a genomic region of Cellulomonas sp. ES6:
- a CDS encoding GNAT family N-acetyltransferase, with protein sequence MPPLLDHARRALGAVPLNVGFARAAMDVAGAVPWADREHDPRAFHVVHPYGMSLVWGPAVGEARDAVVAHLAARRAAGHEEWLQVDPRWTAPDWDDALGAVPLAEAGAHPARGAVVRHTRLNFTSDPDAHRARLGALRPPDGWRARRATAEDFAWAGAVVPSGFWPDAASFLAHGGGTVVERDGLTGAIAFTSYRTRDDLELGIATDPAYRRQGLASAAAAAMLADVLDAGLTPVWSCREDNVGSARLALRLGFTPSTRTPYYHLLPW encoded by the coding sequence GTGCCCCCGCTGCTCGACCACGCCCGCCGCGCACTCGGTGCGGTGCCCCTCAACGTCGGGTTCGCCCGCGCCGCGATGGACGTCGCCGGCGCGGTGCCCTGGGCCGACCGGGAGCACGACCCCCGCGCCTTCCACGTGGTGCACCCGTACGGGATGTCGCTCGTCTGGGGCCCGGCGGTCGGGGAGGCCCGGGACGCGGTCGTCGCGCACCTCGCCGCCCGCCGCGCCGCGGGGCACGAGGAGTGGCTGCAGGTCGACCCGCGGTGGACGGCGCCGGACTGGGACGACGCGCTCGGCGCCGTGCCGCTGGCGGAGGCGGGCGCCCACCCGGCGCGCGGCGCGGTCGTCCGTCACACCCGCCTCAACTTCACGTCCGACCCGGACGCGCACCGCGCGCGGCTCGGCGCGCTGCGCCCCCCGGACGGCTGGCGGGCGCGGCGGGCCACGGCCGAGGACTTCGCGTGGGCCGGGGCGGTGGTGCCGTCGGGGTTCTGGCCCGACGCGGCGAGCTTCCTGGCGCACGGGGGCGGCACGGTGGTGGAGCGGGACGGGCTCACCGGGGCGATCGCCTTCACGTCGTACCGCACGCGCGACGACCTGGAGCTCGGCATCGCGACCGACCCGGCGTACCGGCGGCAGGGGCTGGCCTCGGCCGCGGCGGCGGCGATGCTGGCGGACGTGCTGGACGCCGGGCTCACGCCGGTGTGGTCGTGCCGGGAGGACAACGTCGGCTCGGCGCGGCTCGCGCTGCGCCTGGGGTTCACCCCGTCCACCCGGACGCCCTACTACCACCTCCTGCCGTGGTAG
- a CDS encoding GGDEF domain-containing protein — MRLVTLQLEGDPGMGADDRPRYLAMVYGRVLTAVTGTIVLLAYVLFDRDATTLRTLVAVALPQLAFVALSFRARPHPWLVAGFPVGALGGLTSVGLTSDAVSTALLGLVGLTFVYTGLFLPFGWSLGLVPLGWSTYLALLPVLDGPGVMRLLTYTAVWLATASALRFASRIALRHELALRAAAETDALTHVGNRRALDAQLAGQTPGDCLVICDLDHFKLVNDRHGHVVGDQVLVAFARLLDEHVGRRGMVVRFGGEEFVLVLPQTHPSDAVRLVERVREQWRASGAETTFSAGVAVIHAGTPPATALASADIALYAAKRGGRDRTAVEPAPPGTPGPPSQRPSWEADEPAL; from the coding sequence GTGCGCCTCGTGACGCTCCAGCTGGAGGGCGACCCCGGGATGGGCGCGGACGACCGTCCGCGCTACCTCGCCATGGTCTACGGCCGGGTGCTGACCGCCGTCACGGGCACGATCGTCCTGCTCGCCTACGTGCTGTTCGACCGCGACGCCACGACGCTGCGGACCCTGGTGGCCGTCGCGCTCCCGCAGCTCGCGTTCGTCGCGCTGTCGTTCCGGGCCCGCCCGCACCCGTGGCTGGTGGCGGGCTTCCCCGTCGGCGCCCTGGGCGGTCTGACGAGCGTCGGCCTCACGAGCGACGCCGTGTCCACCGCGCTGCTCGGGCTCGTCGGTCTCACGTTCGTGTACACCGGCCTGTTCCTGCCGTTCGGCTGGTCGCTGGGTCTCGTCCCGCTCGGCTGGAGCACCTACCTGGCGCTGCTGCCCGTCCTCGACGGCCCGGGCGTGATGCGGCTGCTGACGTACACGGCCGTGTGGCTGGCGACGGCGTCCGCGCTCCGGTTCGCCAGCAGGATCGCGCTGCGGCACGAGCTGGCGCTGCGCGCCGCTGCGGAGACCGACGCCCTCACCCACGTCGGCAACCGCCGGGCGCTCGACGCGCAGCTCGCCGGCCAGACGCCCGGGGACTGCCTGGTGATCTGCGACCTCGACCACTTCAAGCTCGTGAACGACCGTCACGGCCACGTCGTCGGCGACCAGGTGCTGGTGGCGTTCGCCCGGCTGCTGGACGAGCACGTCGGCCGGCGCGGCATGGTGGTCCGGTTCGGCGGCGAGGAGTTCGTGCTGGTGCTGCCGCAGACGCACCCGAGCGACGCCGTCCGCCTGGTCGAGCGGGTGCGCGAGCAGTGGCGCGCGTCGGGGGCGGAGACGACGTTCTCGGCGGGCGTCGCCGTCATCCACGCGGGGACGCCGCCGGCCACGGCCCTCGCGTCCGCGGACATCGCGCTGTACGCGGCCAAGCGCGGCGGCCGGGACCGCACCGCGGTCGAGCCGGCCCCGCCGGGCACGCCCGGTCCGCCGTCGCAGCGCCCCTCGTGGGAGGCGGACGAACCGGCCCTCTGA
- a CDS encoding LuxR C-terminal-related transcriptional regulator, with the protein MDQTLDVAGDALRWLDLGRDVLIRGEEGSGRTTALDDLVRRATAAGTHVLVLRASHVPEAPPLTPVLLHELARTPRSAGRTPLPELVDVLAEELAGRRNVLAVDDLDHLDPATLVVVEELLRRTSCLLAATVDSAVLEGPARRTLAGRAPAEVAVAPLGEPGTAGLLADRLQGPPALALTAALLNQSGGHPAVALALLDAARWSGAAERVDGVWDLVGPLEDAPLDAAVHALTRRLDPGLVDALTLLSWTGPVPAADAAELAGAGRFDELLARGRLTASTADPDGLVLVTPPALAHGLVRRRTPAQARHDDAVVRAHFGTDYSPRPHTAVDPAVPDTLTWQLAAENPSAAWTSATAGLLLDRVSVQRAARRAAWREAPTVRHAVALLDAFSGSPDRALVRDVLAHVERGPDDDPADVARLLEQQAQWSAWAEEDAGALGRTATRLGLPADARTPLAEARELVAAARAAVHDGRPEEALTLLGSAEAPPPEPVRAALEALRTDALLFDGRVEEASTWARTHLAHAAAELDAVSVRAHTSTLAGLQIVSGRGQDAWPWLSVALRLGLPGPFDDPMPLRVVPLGAVVHARAGNLRFAQLLLRELDHRDVAGDPLLRALTAWAEAEAHYARGEVEAGNRLLWEHGLGAAEAGHLTAAMVCWSWIAWVYPPDRLRVVLDRFPADRLSLFAPVVELHRALSEGPGAAVVAAVGGLRSTLGPAQSRVVLDRLTELRAQEGLPPLTASQVSEAAGRPAGHGLDPSVERTAAGADPLSDREREVALLARAGLSNREIAARLFLSVRTVESHMYRALRKLGLAARTDLAADWDPDAG; encoded by the coding sequence ATGGACCAGACCCTGGACGTGGCGGGCGACGCGCTGCGGTGGCTCGACCTGGGCCGCGACGTGCTGATCCGCGGCGAGGAGGGCTCGGGCCGCACCACCGCGCTCGACGACCTCGTGCGGCGGGCGACCGCCGCGGGCACCCACGTGCTGGTGCTGCGCGCCTCGCACGTGCCCGAGGCGCCACCCCTGACGCCCGTGCTGCTGCACGAGCTCGCGCGGACGCCGCGGTCCGCCGGGCGCACGCCGCTCCCGGAGCTGGTGGACGTCCTCGCCGAGGAGCTCGCCGGGCGCCGCAACGTGCTCGCGGTGGACGACCTGGACCACCTGGACCCCGCGACGCTCGTCGTCGTCGAGGAGCTGCTGCGCCGCACGTCCTGCCTGCTGGCGGCGACCGTGGACTCCGCCGTCCTCGAGGGCCCGGCCCGGCGGACGCTCGCCGGCCGCGCCCCCGCGGAGGTCGCCGTCGCGCCGCTGGGCGAGCCGGGGACCGCCGGACTCCTCGCGGACCGGCTGCAGGGCCCGCCGGCGCTCGCCCTGACCGCCGCGCTGCTCAACCAGTCCGGCGGGCACCCGGCCGTCGCGCTCGCGCTGCTGGACGCCGCCCGGTGGTCCGGCGCGGCGGAGCGCGTCGACGGTGTGTGGGACCTGGTCGGGCCGCTGGAGGACGCCCCGCTCGACGCGGCCGTCCACGCGCTGACCCGTCGCCTGGACCCCGGGCTGGTCGACGCGCTCACGCTGCTGTCGTGGACGGGACCGGTGCCCGCCGCCGACGCCGCGGAGCTGGCCGGGGCGGGCCGGTTCGACGAGCTGCTCGCCCGCGGGCGGCTCACCGCGTCGACCGCCGACCCCGACGGCCTCGTGCTCGTCACCCCGCCGGCGCTCGCCCACGGGCTCGTGCGGCGGCGGACGCCGGCGCAGGCGCGGCACGACGACGCCGTCGTGCGCGCGCACTTCGGCACGGACTACTCGCCGCGACCGCACACGGCGGTCGACCCGGCGGTGCCGGACACGCTCACCTGGCAGCTCGCCGCCGAGAACCCGTCGGCCGCGTGGACGTCCGCGACCGCGGGCCTGCTGCTCGACCGCGTGTCCGTCCAGCGGGCCGCCCGGCGGGCGGCGTGGCGCGAGGCGCCGACCGTGCGGCACGCGGTGGCGCTGCTCGACGCGTTCTCCGGCTCCCCGGACCGCGCCCTGGTCCGGGACGTCCTCGCCCACGTCGAGCGGGGTCCGGACGACGACCCCGCCGACGTCGCGCGGCTGCTCGAGCAGCAGGCGCAGTGGTCGGCCTGGGCGGAGGAGGACGCGGGCGCGCTGGGACGGACCGCCACGCGCCTCGGGCTGCCCGCGGACGCGCGCACGCCGCTCGCGGAGGCGCGGGAGCTGGTGGCCGCCGCGCGGGCGGCGGTCCACGACGGCCGGCCGGAGGAGGCGCTCACGCTGCTCGGGTCGGCGGAGGCGCCCCCGCCGGAGCCCGTGCGCGCCGCCCTCGAGGCGCTGCGGACGGACGCCCTGCTGTTCGACGGCCGCGTCGAGGAGGCGTCGACGTGGGCGCGGACGCACCTGGCGCACGCCGCCGCCGAGCTGGACGCCGTCTCGGTGCGCGCCCACACGTCGACCCTCGCGGGCCTGCAGATCGTGTCGGGCCGCGGGCAGGACGCGTGGCCCTGGCTGAGCGTCGCGCTGCGGCTGGGGCTGCCCGGCCCGTTCGACGACCCGATGCCGCTGCGGGTGGTGCCGCTCGGCGCGGTCGTGCACGCACGCGCGGGCAACCTCCGGTTCGCCCAGCTGCTGCTGCGGGAGCTCGACCACCGCGACGTCGCCGGCGACCCGCTGCTGCGCGCGCTGACGGCCTGGGCGGAGGCCGAGGCGCACTACGCCCGCGGGGAGGTCGAGGCGGGGAACCGGCTGCTGTGGGAGCACGGCCTCGGCGCCGCGGAGGCGGGGCACCTGACCGCCGCGATGGTGTGCTGGTCCTGGATCGCGTGGGTGTACCCGCCGGACCGGCTGCGGGTCGTCCTCGACCGGTTCCCCGCGGACCGGCTCTCCCTCTTCGCGCCGGTCGTGGAGCTGCACCGGGCGCTCAGCGAGGGCCCGGGCGCCGCCGTCGTGGCGGCCGTGGGCGGGCTGCGCTCCACCCTCGGGCCGGCGCAGTCCCGCGTCGTGCTGGACCGGCTCACGGAGCTCCGCGCGCAGGAGGGGCTCCCGCCCCTGACGGCCTCGCAGGTCTCCGAGGCCGCCGGGCGTCCCGCGGGCCACGGCCTCGACCCGTCCGTCGAGCGGACGGCCGCGGGCGCCGACCCGCTGAGCGACCGGGAGCGGGAGGTGGCCCTGCTCGCGCGCGCGGGCCTGAGCAACCGCGAGATCGCCGCGCGGCTGTTCCTCAGCGTCCGGACGGTCGAGAGCCACATGTACCGGGCGCTGCGCAAGCTCGGGCTCGCCGCCCGCACCGACCTCGCCGCGGACTGGGACCCCGACGCGGGCTGA
- a CDS encoding LuxR family transcriptional regulator translates to MTQTRERAATLRAARRERGWRMGVVADVVGYLNEGVSVDVVGHRGSGRSHVADLVEQTLHDEGVPVLRLTGVPALRDRPLGGISAAGFELPRGGASSVGEVLAALRPRVRGRGAVVVVDDLDGLDAASAGVVAALRTTVPAPTLVTRRLGTERDEAVVAVLPGMQPGIRLPLAPLRFGEVHACAQELLGGPVDSSTVARLATKSGGLPGLVRALVTVGRRAGTLTYDGAVWRATAPLWSPELAHTLDGYLTGLDARTVEELTLLAVAGPLDVRRVRALVDDARLLDLQRAGLVGALDGSGSGAMGLYPPLLGEHLVAHCPATLRLDIEARLADEVPAVPHPLRAAGGARVHSPEAVVSTRLADHWEEVRDRLQQAWAEDRAPAAGARLLEATLASPVRTGPGVDEQVVEVYRGTAREIGGDADRAQLEAWYAVYLAVGRRRLADARRVLADAELAVPSHGAYLRATAAHLGLLLDRVPKPPRTTAAEDRSPLNAEASRGVAVETELARGRTAAARSLLAAAVPELPLFHRHHQACEGLARVLAAEQPDPATWTTPPADLGQLASDPASFRPLAYVTALGMAVGGHVAALDDWLSSALTVTSVGTLQRHYHVGLLSVAVLAALWRGEDAYAAGIARQAAATRQPAGPLPLMASGEALVALTEGDADGLWAAVDAHLAGGYLTAALFLAVEALERRPDGARARVVAELGTRVDGGLLEALVEYAVALGHEDEAALAEAATRFGRCGAVLYEVRAGVARARVLKQRGLATEAVAQVEAAWAASLDVARHAPGVFSPYLDALELSPRELDVLRQVVVGLGTSEIAAELSLSVRTVENHVFSTYRKIGVEGRADLLRVAATWLGPRLRTGG, encoded by the coding sequence ATGACGCAGACGCGCGAGCGCGCCGCGACCCTCCGGGCGGCGCGACGGGAGAGGGGGTGGCGGATGGGCGTCGTCGCGGACGTCGTCGGGTACCTGAACGAGGGCGTGAGCGTCGACGTCGTCGGCCACCGGGGCTCCGGGCGCTCGCACGTCGCGGACCTGGTCGAGCAGACGCTCCACGACGAGGGCGTGCCCGTCCTGCGTCTGACGGGGGTCCCCGCGCTGCGGGACCGCCCGCTCGGGGGGATCTCCGCGGCGGGCTTCGAGCTGCCGCGCGGCGGGGCGTCGAGCGTCGGCGAGGTGCTGGCCGCGCTGCGGCCCCGCGTCCGCGGGCGGGGGGCGGTCGTCGTGGTGGACGACCTCGACGGCCTCGACGCCGCCAGCGCCGGAGTCGTCGCCGCGCTGCGCACCACCGTGCCGGCGCCCACCCTCGTGACCCGGCGGCTCGGCACCGAGCGGGACGAGGCGGTGGTCGCCGTGCTCCCCGGGATGCAGCCGGGGATCCGGCTCCCGCTCGCCCCGCTCCGCTTCGGCGAGGTCCACGCCTGCGCGCAGGAGCTGCTGGGCGGCCCCGTCGACTCGTCGACCGTCGCCCGCCTCGCGACCAAGTCGGGCGGCCTGCCCGGGCTGGTGCGCGCGCTCGTCACCGTCGGCCGGCGCGCGGGCACGCTCACGTACGACGGCGCCGTGTGGCGCGCGACCGCCCCGCTGTGGTCGCCGGAGCTGGCGCACACGCTCGACGGCTACCTGACCGGCCTCGACGCGCGGACGGTCGAGGAGCTGACGCTGCTGGCCGTCGCCGGCCCGCTCGACGTCCGGCGCGTGCGGGCGCTCGTCGACGACGCCCGGCTGCTGGACCTGCAGCGGGCGGGGCTCGTCGGGGCGCTCGACGGCTCGGGCAGCGGCGCGATGGGCCTGTACCCGCCGCTGCTGGGCGAGCACCTCGTCGCCCACTGCCCGGCGACGCTGCGGCTCGACATCGAGGCGCGGCTCGCCGACGAGGTGCCGGCCGTCCCGCACCCCCTCCGGGCGGCGGGCGGCGCGCGGGTGCACAGCCCGGAGGCGGTCGTCAGCACGCGGCTCGCCGACCACTGGGAGGAGGTCCGCGACCGGCTGCAGCAGGCCTGGGCCGAGGACCGGGCCCCGGCGGCGGGCGCCCGGCTGCTCGAGGCGACGCTCGCCTCGCCGGTGCGCACCGGGCCCGGCGTCGACGAGCAGGTGGTCGAGGTCTACCGCGGCACCGCGCGGGAGATCGGGGGCGACGCGGACCGGGCGCAGCTGGAGGCCTGGTACGCGGTGTACCTGGCCGTGGGCCGCCGGCGGCTGGCGGACGCCCGCCGGGTGCTCGCGGACGCCGAGCTCGCGGTGCCGTCCCACGGCGCCTACCTGCGCGCCACCGCCGCCCACCTCGGCCTGCTGCTCGACCGCGTCCCGAAGCCGCCCCGCACCACCGCCGCGGAGGACCGGAGCCCGCTCAACGCGGAGGCCAGCCGGGGGGTCGCGGTGGAGACGGAGCTGGCCCGGGGGCGCACGGCGGCGGCGCGGTCGCTCCTGGCCGCGGCCGTGCCGGAGCTGCCGCTCTTCCACCGGCACCACCAGGCGTGCGAGGGCCTGGCCCGGGTGCTGGCCGCCGAGCAGCCCGACCCCGCGACGTGGACGACCCCGCCGGCCGACCTCGGGCAGCTCGCGTCGGACCCGGCCTCGTTCCGGCCGCTGGCGTACGTGACGGCGCTGGGCATGGCCGTCGGGGGGCACGTCGCCGCCCTCGACGACTGGCTGTCCTCCGCGCTCACCGTGACCTCCGTGGGGACGCTGCAGCGGCACTACCACGTCGGCCTGCTGTCGGTCGCCGTGCTCGCGGCGCTCTGGCGCGGGGAGGACGCGTACGCGGCGGGCATCGCCCGCCAGGCGGCGGCGACCCGGCAGCCCGCGGGGCCGCTGCCCCTGATGGCGTCCGGGGAGGCGCTCGTCGCGCTCACCGAGGGCGACGCCGACGGCCTGTGGGCGGCGGTGGACGCGCACCTCGCGGGCGGGTACCTGACCGCGGCGCTGTTCCTCGCCGTCGAGGCCCTCGAGCGCCGGCCCGACGGCGCGCGGGCCCGGGTCGTCGCCGAGCTCGGTACCCGCGTGGACGGCGGCCTGCTCGAGGCGCTCGTGGAGTACGCCGTGGCGCTCGGTCACGAGGACGAGGCGGCGCTCGCGGAGGCCGCCACGCGGTTCGGGCGCTGCGGCGCGGTCCTGTACGAGGTCCGGGCGGGCGTCGCCCGGGCGCGGGTGCTCAAGCAGCGGGGGCTCGCCACGGAGGCCGTCGCGCAGGTGGAGGCCGCGTGGGCCGCGTCGCTCGACGTCGCGCGGCACGCCCCGGGCGTCTTCTCGCCGTACCTGGACGCCCTGGAGCTGTCGCCGCGCGAGCTCGACGTGCTGCGGCAGGTCGTCGTCGGGCTGGGGACGTCCGAGATCGCGGCCGAGCTGAGCCTGAGCGTGCGCACGGTCGAGAACCACGTCTTCAGCACGTACCGCAAGATCGGCGTCGAGGGCCGGGCGGACCTGCTGCGCGTGGCCGCGACGTGGCTCGGGCCCCGGCTGCGGACGGGCGGATGA
- a CDS encoding helix-turn-helix domain-containing protein: MRTATAAAPAVRVLAPPDEHDPAAGELSTALAAVVSPRFAVLQLLSARPGMICREIADALGMSRSGVLKYLGELERAGLVVGDALLGERRGRQVRYAVRDGAVLQVVGEIADAIVPRGLEVLVGARRDTRQPHRARPADARARRAPAERAARGTGAALAHAQA, translated from the coding sequence GTGAGGACGGCGACAGCCGCCGCCCCGGCGGTCCGCGTCCTCGCCCCGCCCGACGAGCACGACCCGGCAGCCGGTGAGCTCTCGACCGCGCTCGCGGCGGTCGTCTCCCCGAGGTTCGCGGTGCTGCAGCTGCTCTCGGCCCGCCCGGGGATGATCTGCCGGGAGATCGCGGACGCCCTCGGGATGTCCCGGTCCGGCGTGCTCAAGTACCTCGGCGAGCTCGAGCGCGCCGGGCTCGTCGTCGGGGACGCGCTCCTCGGCGAGCGGCGCGGCCGCCAGGTGCGCTACGCGGTGCGCGACGGCGCGGTGCTGCAGGTCGTCGGGGAGATCGCCGACGCGATCGTCCCGCGCGGGCTCGAGGTGCTGGTGGGCGCGCGGCGCGACACCCGGCAGCCCCACCGCGCGCGCCCGGCGGACGCCCGCGCGCGCCGAGCCCCCGCCGAGCGGGCCGCCCGGGGCACGGGCGCCGCACTGGCGCACGCGCAGGCCTGA